A window from Leuconostoc mesenteroides subsp. mesenteroides encodes these proteins:
- the rpsM gene encoding 30S ribosomal protein S13, whose amino-acid sequence MARIAGIDLPRDKRIVIGLTYIYGIGNTTAQKVLAEAGVSEDVRVRDLTSDQEDAIRATVDKLNLQLEGDLRRKVSLDIKSLQEIASYRGIRHRKGLPVRGQNTKNNARTRKGPAKAIAGKKK is encoded by the coding sequence ATGGCTCGTATAGCAGGTATAGATTTGCCACGTGACAAGCGAATTGTCATTGGCTTAACTTACATCTACGGAATCGGTAATACTACTGCACAAAAGGTCTTGGCTGAGGCTGGCGTTTCTGAAGACGTTCGCGTACGCGATTTAACGTCTGACCAAGAAGATGCCATTCGTGCAACAGTTGACAAGTTAAACTTGCAATTAGAAGGTGACCTACGTCGTAAGGTATCACTTGATATCAAATCATTGCAAGAGATTGCATCATACCGTGGCATTCGTCATCGTAAGGGCTTGCCCGTTCGTGGACAAAACACGAAGAACAACGCTCGTACACGTAAAGGCCCAGCTAAAGCAATTGCTGGAAAGAAAAAGTAA
- a CDS encoding cobalt ABC transporter ATP-binding protein — MNNIMIGRFVPGDSWIHRLDPRTKLIGTFVFIFVMLWSTSWATYVWSAAFVILAIRLTQQPFRLYWDGLKPIFWLILFTVILQLFFTPGTPVLLHAGPLKVTVPGIINAIYVMIRFVLIILMSTILTLTTPPTSIANALESLLKPLKKLRVPVAELSLMLSIALRFVPLLMDETQKIMNAQKSRGMSFSTGGPIKRAKAIVPLLIPLFVGALQRALDLANAMEVRGFQDATQRTKYRVLSYGSNDYSAFIGLVGFTIIFIGIKFFIQ, encoded by the coding sequence ATGAATAATATTATGATTGGCCGTTTTGTGCCAGGTGATTCTTGGATTCATCGTTTAGATCCAAGAACTAAACTGATTGGAACCTTTGTTTTTATTTTTGTCATGTTGTGGTCAACATCTTGGGCAACCTATGTATGGTCAGCGGCTTTCGTTATTTTAGCAATACGCTTAACACAGCAGCCGTTTAGACTATATTGGGATGGGCTAAAACCAATTTTTTGGTTAATTCTATTTACAGTGATTTTGCAACTGTTTTTTACGCCAGGGACACCAGTATTGTTACATGCTGGGCCACTCAAAGTGACGGTTCCGGGCATTATTAATGCTATTTATGTTATGATTCGTTTTGTTTTAATTATTTTGATGTCAACAATTCTCACATTAACAACACCACCGACAAGTATTGCAAATGCATTGGAATCTTTATTGAAGCCTTTAAAAAAGCTTCGGGTACCAGTAGCTGAACTTTCATTGATGTTATCAATTGCATTGCGTTTTGTACCATTGCTAATGGATGAAACGCAAAAAATTATGAACGCGCAAAAGTCACGTGGCATGAGCTTTTCAACGGGGGGACCTATTAAAAGAGCTAAAGCTATTGTGCCATTACTTATTCCGCTGTTTGTGGGTGCATTACAGCGTGCACTGGATTTAGCCAATGCGATGGAAGTTCGTGGATTTCAAGATGCCACACAACGAACAAAGTATCGGGTACTATCATATGGCAGTAATGATTACAGTGCATTTATTGGATTAGTCGGGTTTACGATTATATTTATTGGTATTAAATTTTTTATACAGTAG
- the rpmD gene encoding 50S ribosomal protein L30 — protein sequence MADLKITLIKSAVHRLPKQRAIVKSLGLGRVSSSVVKPNNEATRGAIFHIAHLVSVEEVK from the coding sequence ATGGCTGATTTGAAAATCACTTTGATTAAGAGTGCGGTTCATCGCTTACCTAAGCAACGCGCGATCGTTAAGTCTCTTGGACTTGGACGCGTATCTAGTTCAGTGGTGAAGCCTAACAACGAAGCTACACGTGGTGCGATTTTCCATATCGCTCACCTAGTTAGCGTTGAAGAAGTTAAGTAA
- a CDS encoding NADH-quinone oxidoreductase subunit D, protein MNEKNIVIVGAGFGGVFAAKTLSKKLRNHKEYNIILVDKHSYFTYMTELHEVASQRVKPKHVQEDLEHLFYQDKNVKLLTTEVTNINKDKKTISTTQGDIPYEKLVLAVGGQSNDFGTPGVKEHGFELWSMEESLKIRNHIENIIGQGAAELDPDKREQMLTIAVVGSGFTGAELMGEFIEQRKVLAQTYKLDESEIKLVLLEASPSILNMLKDRKLADKAFKYMEDNGVDIRLNSRVTGVDENGVFFQDGSTLPTKSLIWTAGVKAKSFISNWGFKYGRGGRIEADDYMRATKEDGTPEKDIYVAGDTLSYVDEKTGPIPQTVEGAESAARAVSANILADFGLGKAKTFSEAVKYHGFAVSIGSHYTVASLMGLNFSGFIASIAKHGINLFFYSQIRSAYSIFHYMMDEFFRTEDGRNPFKGSVSRLGNVLWSTPLRLFLGLFWILVALGNAGDLNKFFWQSGFASFIEIITGAGILLGLFTWPLGLLSILVTIVSGATHSFEITHWFVMLSSLAIMNGSGRGFGLDFYVVPLLQKIFGGLWYGKAKSTYNELEK, encoded by the coding sequence ATGAACGAGAAAAATATCGTCATTGTAGGCGCCGGTTTTGGTGGCGTCTTCGCAGCAAAAACATTGTCTAAAAAGCTAAGAAATCATAAAGAGTATAATATCATCTTAGTTGACAAACATTCATACTTTACATATATGACAGAATTACACGAAGTTGCTTCTCAACGTGTTAAACCAAAGCATGTACAAGAAGATTTAGAACATCTCTTCTACCAAGATAAGAATGTTAAATTGTTAACGACTGAAGTAACAAATATCAATAAAGATAAGAAGACAATCTCAACAACACAAGGTGATATTCCATACGAAAAACTTGTTTTAGCAGTTGGGGGTCAATCAAACGATTTTGGTACGCCTGGCGTTAAAGAACACGGATTTGAATTGTGGTCAATGGAAGAATCACTAAAAATTCGAAATCATATTGAAAATATTATTGGTCAAGGTGCTGCTGAACTTGATCCTGACAAGCGTGAACAAATGCTGACTATTGCTGTTGTTGGATCTGGTTTCACGGGCGCCGAACTGATGGGCGAATTTATCGAACAACGTAAAGTATTAGCTCAAACTTACAAGTTAGATGAAAGCGAAATTAAACTTGTCCTACTTGAGGCATCTCCTTCTATTCTAAATATGTTAAAAGACCGTAAATTAGCTGACAAAGCTTTCAAGTATATGGAAGACAATGGTGTTGACATAAGATTGAACTCAAGGGTCACTGGGGTAGATGAAAATGGTGTATTCTTCCAAGACGGATCAACATTACCAACAAAATCACTAATATGGACTGCTGGCGTCAAAGCCAAGTCATTTATATCAAACTGGGGATTCAAGTACGGCCGCGGTGGTCGTATTGAAGCTGATGATTACATGCGCGCTACCAAAGAAGATGGTACGCCAGAAAAGGACATTTATGTAGCTGGAGATACACTTTCCTACGTTGATGAAAAAACAGGCCCAATACCACAAACCGTTGAAGGTGCTGAAAGTGCTGCTCGCGCAGTTTCAGCTAATATCCTTGCTGATTTTGGACTAGGCAAGGCCAAAACATTCTCTGAAGCTGTAAAGTATCATGGTTTCGCGGTTTCAATTGGATCTCATTACACCGTAGCTAGCTTAATGGGCCTTAACTTTTCAGGATTTATCGCCAGCATTGCAAAGCACGGTATCAACCTCTTCTTCTACTCTCAAATCCGTTCAGCCTATTCTATCTTCCATTATATGATGGATGAATTTTTCCGTACAGAAGACGGTCGTAATCCGTTCAAAGGAAGCGTATCACGTCTTGGTAATGTCCTATGGTCAACACCATTACGTTTATTTCTAGGACTATTTTGGATTTTAGTTGCATTAGGCAATGCCGGTGATTTAAACAAATTCTTCTGGCAAAGTGGTTTTGCTAGCTTCATTGAAATTATTACTGGCGCAGGTATCTTGCTTGGATTGTTTACGTGGCCTTTGGGCTTATTATCGATCCTAGTCACAATTGTTTCCGGAGCAACACATTCATTTGAAATCACGCATTGGTTTGTCATGTTGAGTAGTTTGGCAATTATGAACGGTTCTGGTCGCGGATTTGGGTTAGATTTTTATGTCGTGCCACTACTCCAAAAGATTTTTGGTGGTCTCTGGTATGGTAAAGCAAAGTCAACATATAATGAATTAGAAAAATAA
- the infA gene encoding translation initiation factor IF-1, with protein MANDVIEIEGKVKETLPNAMFQVELENGAVILAHVSGKIRKNFIRILPGDRVTVEMSPYDLTKGRITYRFR; from the coding sequence GTGGCCAACGATGTAATTGAAATCGAAGGTAAAGTTAAAGAAACTTTGCCAAATGCGATGTTCCAAGTAGAACTCGAAAATGGTGCTGTGATCTTGGCGCATGTATCTGGTAAAATTCGAAAAAATTTTATCCGTATCTTGCCAGGTGATCGTGTTACCGTTGAAATGTCACCATACGACTTAACGAAGGGTCGTATTACTTATCGTTTCCGATAA
- a CDS encoding adenylate kinase — protein MAKNLILLGLPGAGKGTQADFIVKDYSIVHISTGDIFRANLAENTELGQKARQFMDAGDLVPDEITNAMVADRLNQADVETGFMLDGYPRNEAQAVFLDKYLSDNGKSVSATLYFEVTDTLLRERLLGRGRADDTPEVIDNRLAVNKAANLPLVDYYQKAGVLHTIDGGRELTDVYHDVKKVLDNLD, from the coding sequence ATGGCTAAAAATTTGATTTTGTTGGGTTTGCCAGGTGCTGGTAAAGGCACACAGGCAGACTTCATTGTGAAGGATTATTCTATTGTTCATATTAGTACTGGAGATATTTTCCGTGCCAATTTGGCAGAGAATACTGAATTAGGACAAAAGGCGCGCCAATTCATGGATGCGGGCGACCTAGTTCCTGACGAAATCACAAATGCTATGGTTGCTGACCGTTTAAACCAAGCAGACGTTGAAACTGGTTTTATGCTTGATGGTTATCCTCGTAATGAAGCACAAGCAGTATTCCTAGATAAGTATTTATCAGATAACGGTAAATCTGTGTCAGCAACATTATATTTTGAAGTTACTGACACATTATTGCGCGAACGTCTTTTAGGACGTGGTCGTGCAGATGATACACCCGAAGTTATTGACAACCGTTTGGCAGTTAATAAAGCAGCTAACTTACCTTTGGTAGATTACTATCAAAAGGCAGGTGTGTTGCACACAATCGATGGCGGTCGTGAACTTACTGATGTGTATCATGATGTCAAGAAAGTTTTGGACAATTTAGACTAA
- a CDS encoding polyprenyl synthetase family protein: MAMPLLPKIWDTFPELNLPLQNVLTEMSESWHIGFSEIDNAIRSQASAGKLVRPALTLLFSELTDAPYNQKAIVLGASVELLHLATLIHDDIIDESKLRRGKDSIQAHFGKDTAVYAGDYLLTGMLSLLNDADNIQANKLALESLRNILFGELTQKNNRYLTDTSFDDYLTQITGKTAALFKLSVLFGATSSKGASSQLLNIVGKLGENLGVAFQLLDDYLDFDSITEQLSLGKPAGQDIRNGIYTAPILFALENPNINVELKELLSLRDEITDNQLVHIHSIVLESDAMSRLNSLLAEYSQELDDLLNKLPNDALRQKLNHLATLLLNRKN; this comes from the coding sequence ATGGCAATGCCGTTGTTACCAAAAATTTGGGACACTTTCCCAGAATTAAACTTACCACTGCAAAATGTATTAACTGAAATGTCTGAAAGTTGGCACATTGGTTTTTCAGAAATCGATAACGCTATTCGTTCACAAGCTAGTGCCGGAAAATTAGTCCGCCCTGCATTGACATTGCTTTTCTCTGAATTAACTGACGCACCATATAATCAGAAAGCTATCGTGCTAGGAGCAAGCGTCGAGCTTTTACACCTTGCTACACTAATACATGATGATATCATTGACGAGTCCAAACTGAGACGTGGAAAAGATAGTATTCAAGCACATTTTGGTAAAGATACAGCTGTTTATGCTGGTGATTACTTGCTTACTGGCATGTTATCACTATTAAATGACGCTGATAATATTCAAGCAAATAAATTGGCATTAGAATCTTTAAGAAATATCTTGTTTGGTGAGTTAACACAAAAAAACAATCGATATTTAACTGACACTTCTTTTGATGACTATCTTACCCAAATCACTGGTAAAACAGCTGCTTTATTTAAACTCAGTGTCTTATTTGGTGCCACAAGTTCAAAGGGTGCCAGTTCTCAATTACTTAATATTGTAGGTAAACTTGGTGAGAATCTTGGCGTGGCTTTTCAGTTATTGGATGACTATCTTGATTTTGACTCAATTACTGAACAGCTATCACTCGGTAAACCTGCTGGTCAAGACATTCGAAATGGCATATATACAGCCCCCATTTTATTTGCCTTAGAAAACCCAAATATCAATGTAGAATTGAAAGAACTACTGTCGTTAAGGGATGAAATTACTGATAATCAGCTTGTGCACATTCACAGTATTGTTCTTGAAAGCGATGCCATGTCACGCCTAAATTCTCTTCTAGCTGAATATAGTCAGGAACTCGACGACCTACTAAATAAATTACCAAATGACGCATTACGACAAAAATTAAATCATCTTGCCACATTATTATTAAATCGTAAAAATTAG
- the rplO gene encoding 50S ribosomal protein L15, giving the protein MNLNELQPAAGSRHVRNRVGRGTSSGNGKTSGRGQKGQKARGKVRLGFEGGQMPLYRRIPKRGFTNISRKEFAVVNLNKLNSFDDGTEITPTLLIENGIVKNQKSGIKILAVGQLEKKLTVKAHKFSAAAVAAIEQAGGSTEVL; this is encoded by the coding sequence ATGAATTTGAACGAATTACAACCAGCTGCTGGTTCACGTCACGTACGTAACCGTGTTGGTCGTGGTACATCATCTGGAAACGGTAAGACATCCGGACGTGGTCAAAAGGGTCAAAAAGCTCGTGGCAAAGTGCGTTTGGGGTTTGAAGGTGGTCAAATGCCTTTGTACCGTCGTATTCCAAAGCGTGGATTTACTAACATTTCACGTAAGGAATTCGCAGTTGTTAACTTGAACAAGTTAAACAGCTTTGATGATGGTACAGAAATTACACCAACACTTTTGATTGAAAACGGTATTGTTAAAAATCAAAAGTCTGGTATTAAGATTTTGGCTGTTGGTCAACTTGAAAAGAAGTTGACTGTTAAGGCACATAAGTTTTCTGCAGCTGCAGTTGCTGCAATTGAACAAGCCGGTGGGTCAACTGAGGTACTTTAA
- the secY gene encoding preprotein translocase subunit SecY has protein sequence MLSTLFNAVREKDIRKKLGWTFFILFIYRVGTHITVPGVNPSAMSEMASSGLMNILNIFSGGGLTNYSLFAMGVSPYVTAQIIVQLLQLDIVPRFVEWSKQGEVGRRKLNNATRWLTLILAFVQSVGITAGFNSLSSYGLVSQTNSVMSFVVIGSVMTIGTFFAMWLGEMITEKGLGNGVSMIIFAGIIAQAPEGFYEIFKENILQADSSDMLNGWIFVVVLIIAMILVVAFTTWSYEGTRRLQMQYTRSATSYGSEAYLPLKVNVSGVIPVIFASSFISTPQTVMLAFQDKYSSAQWYQIMQQIFSMTTLPGAILYTALIVVFTYFYAFVQVNPDKLSENLQKQGAYIVGVRPGAETKAFVSKLLLNLSFVGSIFLGIVALVPLIASDVWGLNEKIGLGGTSLLISIGVALDLIRQIDGLMQKKNYVGFITKDQLAAREAING, from the coding sequence ATGCTTAGCACGTTATTTAATGCAGTACGTGAAAAGGACATTCGCAAAAAATTAGGGTGGACATTTTTTATTCTGTTTATTTACAGAGTTGGAACGCACATAACTGTGCCTGGTGTTAACCCTTCTGCTATGTCTGAGATGGCTAGTTCCGGATTAATGAACATTTTGAACATCTTTTCTGGTGGTGGCCTGACAAACTACTCGTTGTTCGCAATGGGCGTGTCACCATACGTGACAGCACAAATTATTGTACAACTTTTGCAATTAGATATCGTGCCTCGCTTTGTTGAATGGAGTAAGCAAGGTGAAGTTGGTCGCCGAAAGTTGAACAACGCTACGCGGTGGTTAACACTTATTCTTGCGTTTGTTCAATCTGTTGGTATCACAGCTGGATTTAATTCATTATCATCTTATGGATTAGTGAGTCAAACTAATAGCGTAATGTCATTTGTTGTAATCGGTTCTGTTATGACTATTGGAACATTTTTTGCAATGTGGCTTGGTGAAATGATTACTGAAAAAGGCCTAGGAAATGGCGTTTCAATGATTATTTTTGCGGGTATAATCGCCCAAGCACCGGAAGGTTTCTATGAAATTTTCAAAGAAAATATTCTGCAAGCAGACAGTAGTGACATGCTTAATGGTTGGATATTTGTTGTTGTATTAATTATAGCTATGATTTTAGTAGTTGCATTTACGACATGGTCTTATGAAGGAACTCGTCGATTACAAATGCAGTATACCCGATCTGCCACATCATATGGTAGTGAGGCGTATCTACCATTAAAGGTGAATGTTTCTGGTGTTATACCTGTCATATTTGCTTCATCATTTATTAGTACACCACAAACGGTTATGCTAGCGTTTCAAGACAAATATTCATCAGCCCAGTGGTACCAAATTATGCAACAGATATTCAGTATGACAACTTTGCCTGGTGCAATTCTGTATACTGCATTGATTGTTGTTTTCACATATTTTTATGCCTTTGTTCAAGTTAATCCTGATAAGTTATCAGAGAATCTACAGAAACAAGGTGCATATATTGTTGGTGTTCGTCCCGGTGCAGAAACAAAAGCCTTCGTTTCAAAGCTCTTGTTAAATTTGAGCTTTGTTGGATCAATTTTCTTGGGAATTGTTGCGTTGGTTCCTTTGATTGCATCGGATGTTTGGGGACTCAATGAAAAGATAGGTCTTGGTGGTACAAGCCTGTTAATATCAATAGGTGTCGCTTTGGATCTAATCCGTCAAATTGATGGTTTGATGCAGAAAAAAAATTACGTTGGATTTATTACAAAAGATCAGTTAGCAGCTCGGGAGGCAATCAATGGCTAA
- the rpsK gene encoding 30S ribosomal protein S11 encodes MAGRTTRKRRVKKNIESGVAHIHSTFNNTIVMITDAQGNAVAWSSAGALGFKGSRKSTPFAAQMAAEAAAKSAMEINMRTVAVTVKGPGSGRESAIRALAAAGLEVTSIKDVTPVPHNGSRPPKRRRV; translated from the coding sequence ATGGCAGGTCGTACAACGCGTAAGCGTCGTGTGAAGAAGAATATTGAATCTGGTGTGGCTCATATCCATTCAACATTCAACAACACTATTGTAATGATTACTGATGCACAAGGTAACGCAGTTGCTTGGTCATCAGCCGGTGCACTGGGCTTCAAAGGAAGTCGTAAGTCAACACCATTCGCTGCTCAAATGGCGGCGGAAGCTGCAGCAAAAAGTGCCATGGAAATTAACATGCGCACAGTTGCAGTAACTGTTAAGGGTCCTGGTTCAGGTCGTGAATCAGCTATCCGTGCTTTGGCAGCAGCTGGCTTGGAAGTAACGTCAATTAAGGATGTTACACCAGTTCCCCACAACGGATCACGCCCACCAAAGCGTCGTCGTGTTTAA
- the rpmJ gene encoding 50S ribosomal protein L36 produces MKVRPSVKKMCDACRVIKRNGRTMIICSANPKHKQRAGK; encoded by the coding sequence ATGAAAGTACGCCCATCAGTTAAAAAGATGTGTGATGCTTGCCGTGTTATCAAGCGTAATGGTCGAACAATGATCATTTGTTCTGCTAACCCCAAGCATAAGCAACGCGCAGGAAAGTAA
- a CDS encoding DNA-directed RNA polymerase subunit alpha — MIEFEKPNIHNIEEDARYGKFVVEPLERGYGTTLGNSLRRILLSSLPGAAVNTVQIDGVVHEFSTVDGVVEDVTQIILNLKKVVLAIDSDDERSLEIDIQGPADVTAADLQGGADVEVLNPDLHIATVAAGKSLHMTVTAVKGRGYSSADENKKLRDEMPIGVLAVDSIYTPIERVNYQVENTRIGARDDYDKLTFDIWTNGSIKPSDALSLGAKILAEHLGLFMDISPVAAEASVMVEAEPVAASASDSAPIEDLDLSVRSYNCLKRAGINTIVELTDRTEADMMKVRNLGRKSLDEIQEKLTDMNLGFRKED; from the coding sequence ATGATTGAATTTGAAAAGCCAAATATTCATAACATCGAAGAGGATGCCCGCTACGGCAAATTTGTTGTAGAGCCTCTTGAGCGTGGATATGGTACGACACTTGGTAACTCATTACGTCGTATCTTATTGTCTTCGCTTCCTGGCGCAGCCGTTAATACGGTGCAAATTGACGGCGTAGTTCACGAGTTTTCAACCGTGGATGGCGTTGTTGAAGATGTCACACAAATTATCTTGAATCTCAAGAAGGTTGTGCTGGCGATTGATTCAGATGATGAACGTTCACTTGAGATTGATATTCAAGGGCCAGCAGATGTAACAGCTGCAGATTTGCAGGGTGGTGCGGATGTTGAAGTTTTGAATCCTGATTTGCATATCGCTACTGTGGCAGCAGGTAAGTCATTACATATGACAGTCACGGCAGTAAAAGGTCGTGGATATTCATCAGCAGATGAAAATAAGAAATTACGTGATGAAATGCCTATTGGTGTTTTAGCCGTTGATTCTATTTACACACCTATTGAACGTGTAAACTACCAAGTAGAAAATACACGTATTGGTGCTCGTGACGATTATGATAAGCTTACTTTTGATATTTGGACAAATGGTTCTATCAAGCCAAGTGATGCCTTGAGTTTGGGTGCTAAGATCTTAGCTGAGCATCTTGGTTTGTTTATGGATATTTCTCCTGTAGCTGCTGAAGCTAGTGTTATGGTTGAAGCGGAACCTGTTGCTGCTAGTGCATCAGATTCTGCTCCAATTGAAGATCTAGATTTATCTGTTCGCTCATATAATTGTCTCAAACGGGCCGGTATCAACACTATTGTAGAGTTGACGGATCGCACTGAAGCTGACATGATGAAAGTGCGTAACCTCGGTCGGAAATCACTTGACGAAATCCAAGAAAAGCTCACTGATATGAACTTAGGATTTCGCAAGGAAGATTAA
- the rplQ gene encoding 50S ribosomal protein L17 yields MAYRKLGRTSSQRKAMLRDLTTDLLINGRITTTEARAKEVRKTTDKMITLGKRGDLNARRQAATFVRNEVADVIEDGDDVKVQSALQKLFDDVAPRFAERNGGYTRILKTVQRRGDAAQLVILELVD; encoded by the coding sequence ATGGCATATCGTAAATTGGGTCGTACATCTTCACAACGTAAAGCTATGTTGCGTGATTTGACAACTGATCTTTTGATCAATGGTCGTATTACTACTACTGAAGCACGCGCTAAAGAAGTTCGTAAGACAACTGATAAAATGATTACATTAGGTAAGCGTGGTGACTTAAATGCTCGCCGTCAAGCAGCTACTTTTGTTCGTAATGAAGTTGCGGATGTTATAGAAGATGGCGACGATGTTAAAGTACAATCAGCTTTGCAAAAGTTGTTTGATGATGTTGCACCTCGCTTTGCAGAACGTAATGGTGGTTATACACGAATTCTCAAGACAGTCCAACGTCGTGGCGATGCTGCGCAACTGGTTATCTTGGAGCTCGTTGATTAA
- a CDS encoding energy-coupling factor transporter ATPase, with amino-acid sequence MAINFEQVNFSYGAGTTLAQPILHDINVTIPDGQVTAIIGQTGSGKSTFIQHLNGLLKPTTGRVVIDDFVLTSDLKEKNLVSLRARVGMVFQFPENQLFANTVLEDVMYAPINFGYTKTDAEFAAKNALKRVNVSEELWNKSPFELSGGQMRRVAMAGTLASDPDIIVLDEPAAGLDPKGQKELLEIVKGLKKAGKLVVFISHQMDHVIAVADHVIVMHDGGVVAEGKPVEIFNKNLDWFKTVSLDLPKAGQFAEQLRQKGRTLHYRPLILTELATMLNEEKRHE; translated from the coding sequence GTGGCTATCAACTTTGAACAAGTGAATTTTAGTTATGGCGCTGGTACAACTTTAGCGCAGCCAATTTTGCATGATATTAATGTAACAATACCAGATGGACAAGTAACTGCAATTATTGGCCAGACTGGTTCTGGTAAGTCAACTTTCATACAACATTTAAATGGTTTATTAAAACCTACAACTGGACGAGTAGTTATTGATGATTTTGTTTTGACGAGTGATTTGAAGGAAAAAAACTTGGTTTCTTTGCGTGCCAGAGTGGGTATGGTTTTTCAATTTCCAGAAAATCAGTTATTCGCAAATACAGTCTTAGAAGATGTTATGTATGCCCCGATAAATTTTGGTTATACTAAAACAGATGCTGAGTTTGCGGCAAAAAATGCTTTAAAACGTGTGAATGTTTCTGAGGAATTATGGAATAAATCACCTTTTGAGCTCTCGGGTGGACAGATGCGTCGTGTAGCTATGGCGGGAACGTTGGCAAGTGATCCAGATATTATTGTTTTAGATGAACCGGCTGCAGGCCTAGATCCAAAAGGGCAAAAAGAGTTGCTTGAGATTGTGAAAGGACTGAAAAAAGCAGGTAAGCTGGTCGTTTTCATTTCGCATCAAATGGATCATGTAATCGCTGTAGCTGACCATGTAATCGTGATGCATGATGGTGGTGTCGTGGCAGAGGGAAAGCCAGTTGAAATATTCAATAAAAATCTAGATTGGTTTAAAACAGTTTCTTTAGATTTACCTAAGGCTGGACAGTTTGCGGAGCAGTTACGTCAAAAAGGGCGTACATTGCACTATCGCCCATTAATATTGACGGAATTAGCAACTATGTTAAATGAGGAAAAACGGCATGAATAA
- a CDS encoding energy-coupling factor transporter ATPase, with amino-acid sequence MVKAIKIDNLKYSYDERPLFSDFNLEIDPGQWVALVGHNGSGKSTLAKLVLGLLVAEEGNIDVFDERLTVETVHHVRSKIGMVFQNPDNQFVGATVADDVAFGLENIQVESSEMPQKIDDALTIVGMQEFKNREPHTLSGGQKQRVALASVLALQPKIIILDEATAMLDPDGRTTVMETLQKLKKQFGEELTLVTITHDMDEATLADRVVVINDGQKVLDGTPADVFSQRQVLHENGLELPFANELAFHLNEKPDKYMDERELIQWLSTLNK; translated from the coding sequence ATGGTTAAAGCAATAAAAATAGACAATTTAAAGTATAGTTATGATGAACGCCCATTATTCAGTGATTTCAATTTAGAGATTGATCCTGGACAATGGGTTGCTTTGGTGGGACACAATGGATCCGGCAAATCAACCTTGGCTAAATTGGTTTTAGGCTTGTTAGTGGCAGAGGAAGGAAATATTGACGTTTTTGATGAACGTCTGACTGTCGAAACTGTGCACCATGTCCGATCAAAAATTGGCATGGTTTTTCAAAATCCAGATAATCAATTTGTTGGTGCAACTGTTGCTGATGATGTTGCTTTTGGTCTAGAAAATATTCAGGTTGAAAGTTCAGAAATGCCTCAAAAAATAGATGATGCACTGACTATTGTTGGCATGCAAGAGTTTAAAAATCGTGAGCCACATACACTGTCGGGCGGACAAAAACAGCGTGTTGCATTGGCAAGTGTGTTAGCCTTACAACCTAAGATTATTATTTTAGATGAAGCGACTGCAATGTTAGATCCTGATGGCCGCACTACGGTCATGGAGACATTACAGAAATTGAAAAAGCAGTTTGGTGAGGAATTAACATTAGTGACTATTACCCACGATATGGATGAGGCGACACTCGCCGACCGAGTAGTGGTTATTAATGACGGACAAAAAGTCCTAGATGGCACACCAGCTGATGTTTTTTCACAACGACAAGTATTACATGAAAATGGATTAGAATTACCTTTTGCTAACGAGTTAGCATTTCATTTAAACGAGAAACCTGATAAATATATGGACGAGAGAGAACTGATACAGTGGCTATCAACTTTGAACAAGTGA